The genomic region TGCTTGAGTGGTCTTTTCATTCATATTCAAAACCGTTATGTTTGATCCTTTTATGCAGCACAAATTCTTACAATTCAACTTTgtaacaaaagtaaaaaaacattgtttgtctttcaagtattaagCTTGCACTTCCTTATATCAGatccaaattttgtaaattcatgATTAGATGTTTTTTTCCAGGTTGGACAAAGGTGTGATTGTATATATTTGTGATAGTCGTGGTGTTCGAGATATATATGACACCGATGGAAGCAAAGCAGTAGCGACTTCAGAACCCCTAGTTGTGCTGGTACATGTTTATTTAGTAATACGATTAAGTAGATTTGGTCAGTGATATTCCTCAATGCTCGGGCAAACATTTGCATATGCTATTATTAATGGTGCAGGGTTGTCATCATTTAGATTATCTGTTGTCAAGCTCCGGTCTGTCTCGCTGTGCTGTTTAATGCTGGAATCAGTTTTTCGTTTCTGATATTTTGTCTTATTAAAAAGGAACCTTTCTATAGTGTGTTCCTGTGCGTTCCTATGAAACATTATGTTTGAAGAATTGCTTGGTGATATTTGGTGTGTGTATCAACTGAGATTTCTTCAGGTGAACAAGGGAACTGCTAGCGCAAGCGAAATCTTAGCTGGGGCATTGAAAGACAATAAACGTGCTGTGTTATTTGGAGAACCCACATTTGGGAAAGGGTAATCTCTTTTGCTCCTACACAGCTCCCATGAATAAAATCGTGTATTCCTGACATAAGTCATCCATCCGACTACGCAGCAAGATTCAGTCCGTTTTTGAGCTGTCCGATGGCTCTGGCTTGGTTATTACAGTCGCTCGTTATGAGACACCTGCGCACACAGACATTGATAAGGTCTGATGCGGTCTCTTGTTCTCCCCATATACTGTATTCGTGTTGCTCTCGGTTAACTTTGTTCCCATTACTTATAGGTCGGTGTGATTCCAGACCATCCCCTGCCTACCTCATTCCCCAAAGACGAGGAGGCTTTTTGTAGCTGCCTCCAGGACCCTGCATCTGCTTGCAACAAGGTCGAGCTATTTGCACGATGACCGCAGTTTTTGTGTACATTCGCATTGTTTACAGTACAGGAAATCACAATTTTTTACAGATGCAGTTTAACATTCTTTCAAGGTTTCATTTGAATTTGTAAACAAATAGCAATATTTGATTAATGGTATTCGATTCAAGAAATTTACGATGTGAATATTTCAGtattcaaccaaattccataaGACAAATACCAAATTCCACCGTATGGAATGAAATGTCAAGTGTACTGTGAAATTGTATTTGGAATATATACTATATATGATGGcgtacaaaataataatttcttgAAGAACGCCAGCATCCGAGTCAGGTGTATACAAAAAATGGCTAAATTATGCCATCAGAATATCATTGATCTAAGATTCAACCGATTCCTTCATCTTAGACTCAGCTGATTTATTGTGGATCCCTGAAGGCCGTGTAACAGCAGACGGAAAAATCTTGTAGTAGTTGATCCGAATACTTTCAGGCAAACCAATCGGAATACTACAGGTTTGAGACTAGTGGTTTACATTCTCTATTCACCAAAACATCTTTGTCCATGTACCCAAAAATGGGAAAACAGCAATCAACAATCTTAACAGGAGAGGTGTGTCACTATTACTTTCTCTCCGACTCAACTTACCCTTCCCCATCGGCTTTCTTCGAGATTGCCTCCGTGCAGATTCCATTCTTTCAAGATCATCCCATCCGCCTAAAGTCGATGCATCTCGACCACTACTATCATCTGAAGCATCATTTCCAACTACCCAGGATTGATAACCCATTCTTTTGTCACTAGTTTCCTGCTCTtcatcatatttttctttttctttggttcTAGCATTACCTACAGTGCTGGCAAAAGGTTTCCTTCTCCTCTTGGTCCTGGACTTGCGTTTCGGCCTACTTTGTGTCCCTCCCCATACCTTCTCAAATACCAGTGAAAATGCTGACTGAACAAGGGGGAGTGCTAACGCCATTAGGAAAGCTTTCGGACC from Pyrus communis chromosome 4, drPyrComm1.1, whole genome shotgun sequence harbors:
- the LOC137731497 gene encoding uncharacterized protein, coding for MESSVLLTAQPHPWRHKYSFHFICQNPLPSSHLSRSYAPSYRRWDSNAETIRSQRFGFNFRDKGNGENDDDDEEDEEDYEYSRREGKKKRRWWSDESSEMEEEGSGGILEDAIDSVWIFKVFKSYGWAFPAIIISLLLSTGPKAFLMALALPLVQSAFSLVFEKVWGGTQSRPKRKSRTKRRRKPFASTVGNARTKEKEKYDEEQETSDKRMGYQSWVVGNDASDDSSGRDASTLGGWDDLERMESARRQSRRKPMGKGKLSRRESNSDTPLLLRLLIAVFPFLGTWTKMFW